One window from the genome of Sphingomicrobium arenosum encodes:
- a CDS encoding amidohydrolase family protein produces MKSLLLLLASAAVIVTPARAQDEHGHSHDAPTLSEDLAEAPESETSDWDVTQMRGPGEMVALDTTQGTWISLDVSPDGREIVFDLLGDLYLLPITGGEAVPIATGHQWDMQPVFSPDGSEIAFTSDRGGGDNLWVMNRDGTEPRQVSDESFRLLNQPAWTPDGEYIVGRKHFTSDRSLGAGEMWLYHASGVGGGVQMTKKRTDEKDTGEPAFSPDGRYMYFSDDATAGDTFQYSKDVNGQIYVIKRLDRETGEIETIVSGAGGAIRPAPSPDGKSLAFIRRIRAKTVLMQMDLASGRITPLTDMLDRDMQETWAVHGVYPHLAWTPDSRSIVFWAKGGIHRVDTATRAVSEIPFRVTGQRWVADAVRHDKRIGQPSFETRALRFTTMSPAGDAVIFEALGRLYRRDLSSGQTRPLTAATDAFQSYPTFSRDGRQLAWVEWDDEQLSRLMVARADGSRARALDLPPGHYVEPAFSPDGRHLAYRRTSGGYVTSPLYSRDTGLYLASLSGGAPERISKSGTKPQFGRDPNRLFFQASEEEKTLLRSVRLDTRETQDHLSSEFAGDFKLSPDGTFIAWTERFQTYVMPFALTGRTLDVSPGGTALPQAKISKDVGDWVHWSSDGDTLYWSEGPTLFSRTLAEIADLDEPEDEADRIEPTRIADLAMTVDADLSSDTYVLSGARIITMRGDEVIEDGAVMVADGRIAMVGPLAAMSWPADTRVIDVSGKTIIPGMIDAHWHGPMGAGLTIPQQNWSHAASLAHGVTTVHDPSNNSYTVFAAGEYQRAGRIIAPRITSTGTILYGATTGFTASIDSKEDALRHLRRLKSLGAWSVKSYNQPRRDQRQMVLEAAREVGMDVVPEGGSLFQHNMTMVADGHTTIEHALPVQVIYDDVKQFWGGKEGPATAYTPTLNVAYGGPWGEMWWYQTTPVWADPVLNKWVPRATLDAAARRGTFFPEEENNLEKVAQAAAQLSDLGVLTNIGAHGQREGLGAHWEIWSYALGGMSNHDALKTATINPALSLGLAQDLGSIEPGKLADMVILDADPLENIRNSTSVAMVMQDGKLYDTDLQIIAGGTGGLDPFWFQSDAGSAYTMSASEAEGVHQH; encoded by the coding sequence ATGAAATCGCTCCTCCTGCTGCTCGCCAGCGCCGCCGTCATCGTCACACCCGCTCGTGCGCAGGACGAGCATGGTCACAGCCATGACGCCCCCACGCTCTCCGAGGACTTGGCCGAAGCGCCGGAGAGCGAGACCAGCGACTGGGACGTCACCCAGATGCGCGGCCCCGGCGAGATGGTCGCGCTCGATACCACCCAGGGCACCTGGATCAGCCTCGACGTCTCGCCCGACGGGCGCGAGATCGTCTTCGACTTGCTCGGCGACCTCTACCTGCTCCCCATCACGGGCGGCGAAGCGGTGCCCATCGCCACCGGCCATCAATGGGACATGCAGCCCGTCTTCTCGCCTGACGGGAGCGAAATCGCCTTCACCTCCGATCGTGGCGGCGGCGACAATCTGTGGGTCATGAACCGCGACGGCACCGAACCGCGTCAGGTGTCGGACGAGAGCTTCCGCCTCCTCAACCAGCCTGCCTGGACGCCGGACGGCGAATATATCGTCGGGCGCAAGCATTTCACTTCGGACCGCTCGCTCGGCGCGGGCGAGATGTGGCTCTACCATGCCTCGGGCGTGGGCGGCGGCGTGCAGATGACCAAGAAGCGCACCGACGAAAAGGACACCGGCGAACCCGCCTTCAGCCCCGACGGTCGCTATATGTATTTTTCGGACGACGCGACGGCGGGCGACACGTTCCAATATTCCAAGGACGTCAATGGCCAGATCTACGTGATCAAGCGCCTCGACCGCGAGACGGGCGAGATCGAGACCATCGTCTCGGGCGCCGGCGGCGCCATCCGCCCCGCTCCCTCGCCCGACGGCAAGAGCCTCGCCTTCATCCGCCGCATCCGCGCCAAGACCGTGCTCATGCAGATGGACCTCGCCAGCGGCCGCATCACCCCGCTGACCGACATGCTCGACCGCGATATGCAGGAAACCTGGGCGGTGCACGGCGTCTATCCGCATCTCGCCTGGACCCCCGACAGTCGCTCGATCGTCTTCTGGGCCAAGGGCGGCATCCACCGCGTCGACACCGCCACCCGCGCCGTCAGCGAGATCCCCTTCCGCGTCACCGGCCAGCGCTGGGTCGCCGATGCGGTGCGTCACGACAAGCGCATCGGCCAGCCCAGCTTCGAGACCAGGGCGCTGCGCTTCACCACCATGAGCCCCGCCGGCGATGCCGTGATCTTCGAGGCGCTCGGCCGCCTTTATCGCCGCGACCTCTCGAGCGGCCAGACCCGTCCGCTGACCGCCGCCACCGACGCCTTCCAATCCTACCCGACATTCAGCCGCGACGGACGCCAGCTCGCCTGGGTCGAATGGGACGACGAGCAACTCTCGCGGCTCATGGTCGCCCGCGCCGACGGCAGCCGCGCCCGCGCCCTCGACCTCCCGCCCGGCCATTATGTCGAGCCCGCCTTCAGCCCCGATGGTCGCCACCTCGCCTATCGCCGCACCTCGGGCGGCTATGTCACCAGCCCGCTCTACAGCCGCGACACTGGGCTCTATCTCGCCAGCCTGTCGGGCGGCGCCCCCGAACGCATCTCGAAAAGCGGCACCAAGCCGCAATTCGGCCGCGACCCTAATCGTCTCTTCTTCCAAGCCAGCGAAGAGGAAAAGACCCTTCTGCGCTCGGTCCGCCTCGACACGCGCGAGACGCAGGATCATCTCTCGAGCGAATTCGCAGGCGACTTCAAGCTCTCGCCCGACGGCACCTTCATTGCCTGGACCGAGCGCTTCCAGACCTATGTCATGCCCTTCGCGCTCACGGGGCGCACCCTCGACGTCTCGCCCGGCGGCACCGCGCTGCCGCAAGCGAAAATCTCCAAGGATGTCGGCGACTGGGTGCATTGGTCCTCGGACGGCGACACGCTCTACTGGTCCGAAGGCCCGACCCTCTTCAGCCGCACGCTCGCCGAGATCGCCGATCTCGACGAGCCCGAGGATGAGGCCGATAGGATCGAGCCCACCCGCATCGCCGATCTCGCCATGACGGTCGATGCCGACCTCTCTTCCGACACCTATGTTCTCTCGGGCGCCCGGATCATCACCATGCGCGGCGACGAGGTTATCGAGGATGGCGCCGTCATGGTCGCCGACGGACGCATCGCCATGGTCGGCCCGCTCGCCGCCATGAGCTGGCCCGCCGACACCCGCGTCATCGATGTGTCGGGCAAGACCATCATCCCCGGCATGATCGATGCGCATTGGCACGGACCGATGGGCGCGGGCCTCACCATCCCGCAGCAGAATTGGAGCCACGCCGCCAGCCTCGCGCACGGCGTGACCACCGTCCACGACCCTTCCAACAACAGCTACACCGTCTTCGCGGCGGGCGAATATCAGCGTGCGGGCCGCATCATCGCCCCGCGCATTACCTCGACCGGCACCATCCTTTATGGCGCGACCACCGGCTTCACCGCCTCGATCGACAGCAAGGAGGATGCCCTTCGCCACCTGCGCCGCCTCAAGTCGCTCGGAGCCTGGTCGGTAAAGAGCTACAACCAGCCCCGCCGCGACCAGCGCCAGATGGTGCTCGAGGCCGCGCGCGAGGTCGGCATGGACGTCGTCCCTGAGGGCGGCAGCCTATTCCAGCACAATATGACCATGGTCGCGGATGGGCACACGACCATCGAACATGCGCTGCCGGTGCAGGTCATCTATGACGACGTCAAACAGTTCTGGGGCGGCAAGGAAGGCCCCGCCACCGCCTACACGCCGACCCTGAACGTCGCTTATGGCGGGCCGTGGGGCGAGATGTGGTGGTACCAGACCACCCCTGTCTGGGCCGATCCCGTCCTCAACAAATGGGTTCCTCGCGCCACCCTCGACGCCGCCGCCCGCCGCGGCACCTTCTTTCCCGAGGAAGAGAATAATCTCGAAAAGGTCGCGCAGGCCGCCGCGCAATTGAGCGATCTCGGCGTCCTCACCAACATCGGCGCCCACGGCCAGCGCGAGGGTCTCGGCGCGCATTGGGAAATCTGGAGCTATGCGCTGGGCGGCATGAGCAATCATGACGCGCTCAAAACCGCAACGATCAATCCGGCGCTGAGCCTCGGCCTCGCGCAGGACCTCGGCTCGATCGAACCGGGCAAGCTCGCCGACATGGTCATCCTCGATGCCGACCCGCTGGAAAATATCCGCAACTCGACGAGCGTCGCGATGGTGATGCAGGACGGCAAGCTCTACGACACCGATCTCCAGATCATCGCCGGCGGCACCGGCGGCCTAGACCCCTTCTGGTTCCAATCGGACGCGGGCAGTGCCTACACGATGAGCGCCAGCGAGGCCG
- a CDS encoding DUF3297 family protein → MSENEKTQLPDRLCMDPKSPYFDGELLAKGIGIRFNGQEKVNVEEYCLSEGWIRIAAGKSRDRFGNPMTVKLKGKVEPYVEGEEDDQPEG, encoded by the coding sequence ATGAGCGAGAATGAAAAGACCCAGCTGCCCGATCGGCTGTGCATGGACCCCAAGAGCCCCTATTTCGACGGCGAACTGCTGGCGAAGGGCATCGGCATCCGCTTCAATGGCCAGGAAAAGGTCAACGTCGAGGAATATTGCCTGTCCGAGGGCTGGATCCGCATCGCTGCGGGCAAGAGCCGCGACCGCTTCGGCAATCCGATGACGGTCAAGCTCAAGGGCAAGGTCGAGCCCTATGTCGAGGGCGAAGAGGACGACCAGCCCGAAGGCTGA
- a CDS encoding methyl-accepting chemotaxis protein translates to MVENQYFRESRASVFTRFLRDSAAATPELNAFRVSGLRGVARFGWGCTIGLLVLALLTDTVDPLPVIGISALLSLACSLAAHAKTYRFATFLPAALMTAIQPSLLVYTFQGSMWQMEGHLYFFPALAALVLLIDWRPILLGAGIVAVHHLLLGYFLPDWVFMGGWSLLRVIVHAVAVVILAGLTANVSITASRLLNRQGEDAEAQRLAFEEAEQARQAAEQALAAQARAETGLDEERLMRLEAEREAEEARREAVHDLADRFEESIAGIAAAVGAAANQLEASAEAMNGIARSTGDQANEAMTQARLAAESAEQVTQRVVDLSRSVATIADTSRQQAALSEDARQSTDMGERTVRTLTARTANVEHFIDLIRGVAHKTNLLALNATIEAARAGEAGRGFAVVAGEVKSLAGQAGKATDEVTTLISTIGEGARGADDAFGEVASTVDRLLAHVAEVQAELEQQRAVSDIIQQTAEENALSVDSMARFCTALADEAQSSSRLSEEVRTASARLADSAETLQAATRDFIGQLRAA, encoded by the coding sequence ATGGTTGAGAATCAGTATTTCCGCGAATCCCGCGCGTCCGTCTTCACCCGCTTCCTGCGCGACAGCGCCGCGGCCACGCCCGAGCTGAACGCCTTTCGCGTTTCGGGTCTTCGCGGCGTCGCGCGGTTCGGCTGGGGATGCACCATCGGCCTGCTCGTCCTCGCGCTGCTTACCGACACGGTCGACCCGCTGCCCGTCATCGGCATCAGCGCGCTCCTGAGCCTCGCCTGCTCGCTCGCGGCCCATGCCAAGACCTATCGCTTCGCCACCTTCCTGCCCGCCGCGCTCATGACCGCGATCCAGCCCTCGTTGCTCGTCTATACCTTCCAAGGGTCGATGTGGCAGATGGAGGGCCATCTCTACTTCTTCCCCGCCCTCGCCGCGCTCGTGCTGCTGATCGACTGGCGTCCGATCCTGCTCGGCGCGGGCATCGTCGCCGTCCACCACCTGCTGCTCGGCTATTTCCTGCCCGATTGGGTGTTCATGGGCGGCTGGAGCCTGCTACGCGTCATCGTCCATGCCGTCGCGGTCGTCATCCTCGCCGGTCTCACCGCCAACGTCTCGATCACCGCCAGCCGCCTCCTCAACCGCCAGGGCGAGGATGCCGAAGCGCAGCGGCTCGCTTTCGAAGAGGCCGAACAGGCGCGCCAGGCCGCAGAGCAGGCGCTCGCCGCGCAGGCCCGTGCCGAAACCGGCCTCGACGAGGAACGCCTCATGCGCCTCGAGGCAGAGCGCGAGGCCGAAGAAGCGCGGCGCGAGGCGGTGCACGACCTTGCCGACCGTTTCGAGGAATCCATCGCGGGCATCGCCGCCGCCGTCGGCGCCGCCGCCAACCAGCTCGAAGCCTCCGCCGAAGCAATGAACGGCATTGCGCGCTCGACCGGCGATCAGGCCAACGAGGCCATGACGCAGGCCCGCCTCGCCGCCGAGAGCGCCGAACAGGTCACCCAGCGCGTCGTCGACCTGTCGCGCTCGGTCGCCACCATTGCCGACACCAGCCGCCAGCAGGCCGCCTTGTCCGAAGATGCGCGCCAATCGACCGACATGGGCGAGCGCACCGTGCGCACGCTCACCGCGCGCACCGCCAATGTCGAGCATTTCATCGACCTTATCCGCGGCGTTGCGCACAAGACCAACCTGCTCGCCCTCAATGCCACCATCGAGGCGGCGCGAGCGGGCGAGGCCGGTCGCGGCTTCGCGGTCGTCGCCGGAGAGGTGAAGAGCCTCGCAGGACAGGCGGGCAAGGCCACCGACGAGGTCACCACCCTCATCTCGACCATCGGCGAGGGCGCGCGCGGTGCCGACGATGCCTTTGGCGAGGTCGCCTCGACTGTCGATCGCCTGCTCGCGCATGTCGCCGAGGTGCAGGCCGAGCTCGAACAGCAACGCGCTGTATCGGACATCATCCAGCAGACCGCCGAGGAAAATGCGCTCTCCGTCGATTCGATGGCGCGCTTCTGCACCGCGCTCGCCGACGAAGCCCAGTCGAGTTCGCGCCTGTCCGAAGAGGTGCGCACGGCCTCCGCGCGGCTTGCCGACAGCGCCGAGACGCTACAGGCCGCCACGCGCGACTTCATCGGCCAGCTACGCGCTGCCTAA